In Candidatus Saccharibacteria bacterium oral taxon 488, one DNA window encodes the following:
- a CDS encoding aminotransferase class V-fold PLP-dependent enzyme → MISIAAPVIEEEERRAVNEVIESGMLAQGPKVAELEKNWAEYCGVKHALAVNSGTAAIHCALYATGVREGDEVITTPYSFIATINPIVMLGARPVLVDIDEETFNIDVSKIEAAITEKTKAIVPVDLYGQPCNWAKLQEIAKKYDLKIVEDACQAIGAEYQGVKAGALGDFGCFSLYATKNIMCGEGGIVTTNSDEAAAAIRSFRQHGMVAPYEYADLGYNYRMSDLHGAIAIEQLKKVEYFTKKRQENAHKLNDALAGVAGIKTPTVSDNRNHVYHQYTILLDKNIQRDQFIATLRDKGVGAGIYYPKPLHVYPHIAKLGYKVGDFPVAEDLAARVVSLPVHPKVTDEDIEVIVAAIKESINGQ, encoded by the coding sequence AACTGGGCGGAGTATTGCGGGGTAAAACATGCGTTAGCAGTAAACAGTGGTACGGCAGCTATTCACTGTGCCTTGTATGCTACTGGTGTGAGAGAAGGCGATGAGGTCATTACTACGCCGTATAGCTTTATTGCTACTATTAACCCGATAGTAATGTTGGGTGCTCGACCAGTCCTTGTAGATATTGATGAAGAAACGTTCAATATCGATGTTTCTAAGATAGAAGCTGCTATTACTGAAAAAACAAAAGCCATCGTGCCAGTTGACTTGTATGGTCAGCCATGTAATTGGGCCAAGCTACAGGAAATTGCCAAAAAGTACGACTTAAAAATTGTTGAGGATGCGTGCCAGGCCATTGGTGCAGAATATCAAGGAGTAAAAGCTGGCGCGTTGGGTGATTTCGGTTGTTTCTCTCTGTATGCCACCAAGAATATTATGTGTGGCGAAGGTGGTATCGTAACGACAAATAGTGATGAGGCTGCAGCAGCGATTCGTTCGTTTAGGCAACACGGTATGGTTGCGCCATACGAATACGCAGATTTGGGATATAACTATCGTATGTCAGATTTGCACGGTGCTATTGCTATTGAACAGTTGAAGAAGGTAGAATACTTCACAAAGAAACGTCAAGAAAATGCTCACAAATTAAATGATGCCTTAGCAGGCGTTGCGGGCATTAAAACGCCGACCGTTAGCGACAATCGAAACCATGTATATCATCAATACACCATTTTACTAGACAAAAACATACAACGAGATCAATTTATTGCCACCTTGAGGGACAAGGGTGTTGGGGCTGGTATTTACTATCCAAAGCCTTTGCACGTATATCCACATATCGCAAAGCTTGGCTATAAGGTCGGTGATTTCCCAGTGGCTGAAGACTTGGCGGCACGAGTTGTATCTCTGCCGGTTCATCCAAAGGTTACAGATGAAGATATTGAGGTAATCGTCGCGGCGATCAAGGAGTCTATCAATGGCCAATAA